The sequence attaacctaccatcacagccatttcttggccgccaccttggatttcacatcttttttcaccatggcctttttgggggctgcacctttttttacagcttggctgtttttgattagatataattagtCCGATAAAGTGCATGTCTAGTGACAAGATTATGCACGCATCTTATAGTCGGGAGTTTCACAACCTTACACAGATATCCGTATAACCAAAATGATGGTACATATGCATGGGCACTAATTCTTTATGTTGATAACTGTAGAAATGACCCATGTGTGTGGAATTGTTGGGGAATCAGAATGGAAACGAGTAATATGCATCTAACTACATTATTGTCCCCATTGACTCCACAAGGTGCATAATAATATCAGTACTCTAAGCTCGCTGTGTCTTTCTGACGAGATTCCAGCTGAGATCAGCAGAAACTTATTGCTAATACTGAGTTGTTTAAAATTTATGTAGCTGAATCAAGAAATTAAAACTTTCCCCGTAAAACCATAATGGATTCAAAAATTATTTGATTGTTAGGGCATTGCACCTGTACATATTGCATGAGTGCATGCATTGTGCATATCATTTTATTATAGCATTGATCCATCTAGTTCAATATAAAGTACACtctgtaataataatagtaagtACTGAGTTAATGAGCACGTCATGACCATATCACCCCTTCTACAAGTAAATACATACACTAAACACCCTATAACTCCTGTTTAGTCTAACTGCATGAGTGGTCAGAAAAATAACAGCTTATTACCTAGCAACATATAGCCACTAAAGAGCACTAAAAGCTTAATAGTAATAACCTGCAGAAGACTATATACATATCTAAAGCATGTGGCTACATGTATATGACACCATTAGAGCTTGTGATATGTTCTAAGCATATTTTACTCTATACTAATGAGTGACACATCGAAAATTAATTACACTGTAGCACAAGCTCCAGGATATCATAGTATACATTTAAACACATCCTGTTCCATGACACAGGGATtttgtctatatagtgacagTTGCTGTTGTACCTAGGGGAAGAGATAATGCAGTAGGTTGCCTTAAAATTAACACAAAATTTAATCATTATATATTATGTTTACATGCAAactattaaaataaataaataaatatatttaaACAAAAATAAATGGTATGCATGTGTCATAACAAACGCAAATTGTATTATGATGAAACCAAAATAAATATGATGTACTTTGTATTAGTGCGCATACATAACAAGAAAATTACAAATCCCATTTTAGAGAAATAGTTAAATCAAGCTTCAGTTTCATCCACAACCTACAAAACAGCAAATAATATAAGACAACATAAACGCAAGACAATCTAAATATAAAGTGTTAGAAAATGCCTAGTTACACGACAGATTATAACGTTTCTTATTTATTATGTTGCAGCACTCAATCTGCTCTGCCCATAATTGTGCTCAATATTTATGCTGTAGCCTCAAAATGTTTTACTTGAAAAATAATTACTTTTGGCCTAATACTGTTTTTAATGAAATATTTTTATCACTCTGGTTGTTTTGTGTATAAAATACTCTGATAAAACAGTCATGTCAAATAACTGTAGGACTACTCAattaggtgtcctacagacatGCACTTGTgcgtaaagccttaataaaaaaattttaaaattctagtAATGATTTATAGCATGACATAAATATGCTAGCATCAAATAGTTGATGAGATTATGCTAAAAATTATGTTGACATAATCAGAGGGTGTCCATAAGCTagactgcatgcatgctgtaaATGTTAATGGATGGTTTTATGTGTAAGTGTAATGGATGGCTACAGTGTGTATATAGTATAAAAATAAATATAGtcacatctgactgctctattagagtcaaaGGTAGTATGATTACTTGTGTCACAGATATTGTTATGAAAAAGGTGCTCAAAATCATGGTAATATTAATAGCTAGCTTGCTATTAGGCCCGAggcaaatatgctcaaaaatgCTTTAagaaatttcccaaaatttcacctattatgctcttcagcgTTGATAAGTGTTCCCatttatgcttgcattatgggTTAACAACATTTCTATATAaagagactgttctattagagaaaatATCAATCCAAGGAACTTAAGTACAACtatccactgactgctctattagggaatatCGACTTAATTTCATGGAATTAAccccatagtttgaaatatccactagtattatgctggcatagcactacAGCTTAGTATGGTTTTTATTATTCTGGCGTACCAGTATTTTGATGCAGGCATACTTGCTATGGATTAAAGTGAGATAAACTCTATGGTTTGCTGCATTGACattgaaaattttgaatttgCAGCTTATGACTTTCCTGAGCTATACTGGATTGAAATGATTAAAATTGCATATCCCACAATCTATTAATGAGCATATATCGATGGCTTTCCCAAACTAGGTCACACATGAATGAATATAAGTTCTaaaaatatgtgactgttctgtttTAGTAACTATGTCTTACTGTATATGGTACTATTCCTCATACTTTGTATAGCACAGAACTCTCTATAGAGCTGGATATTTAATACATAAGGTAAGTGTCCCTAATATGAGCCAGTACATATTATGGTACACTTTGCTAACTTGGGCTATTATAGTAGGTGCTTAGCTACTTCACTGTTTGTATCATGCTATAAAGGTACTTTGATATGCTAGTTATCACACCGCATAAATTGTGAGTGAGCTGAATGTTGTTGAAGATATTGACTTACTTAATATCAAGCTAAATTCAGTTGTCTACAGATGACTTATCAGAAAGCTGGTAAGTGCTTTGAAGGTGATTAAATGCAATTTGTGCAGCATTTTAATTATCTTTATAACAAGCTGCTTGAAACATATTCTGTTATCCGAAAGGTAGAAAAGGTGATTGCTCAGCTATTGAGTGTGTCAGAAATTTCTGAAATGAAGGAAAAACACATACTTGCTTTTGTCTTTGCATTTGAATTATACTGCACTGACTGTTTTTGTACACCTTCACATAAATTGGAAGCTATATTGCCACTGAAAGtaacttgtctcaactgtaccAACATTTACATGAAAGGAAGCCATACAAGGACAATCTACTTTCATGAGAGTTGTGTTGGACAAATTTCAATATTCTGTAGGCAACATGTTGGTGAGCACCTGGTCCAAATTTTATTAGTTTATGTGCTTTCTGCTCCAAGTTAGAGGATATTGAAGTATTTTGCAAATCAAGTCTTCCATTATATATGTATTCCAATATGTCTTCCATAtgtcttcagtagttaaatATGTCTTCCAAGTTTCTGTCTTGCAATTAAATTAAGCTGTATAGCTAATTTTTCTTACCTTAGTGGGAGCAAGTCTTTGCCTAGCTTCATCAACTTCACTTCTGCTAGCTTTTGGAGGATCAGCTACTTGAAGCTTAATCTGCCTAGGACTTAAACTGTGGTTAAATGACCTCACAAATGCTGAGTGATCATCATGATTAGGTGTAGTCAGCTCAATCACTGGTACCATGTTATGTGCTGAACTGTCATCACTGATCTCAATGGCTGTATCATCAACTGGTTTTCGAAGAGGTGGAATGGGAAAAGGGTAGCTTTGAGTTGGATCATCATTTGGTTTTCCTTCTGCCCAGTCACGGAGAAATCCACGTGACCTTTTTCTCCAGTCATCCTGTGTGTAAGTGCAAGTAATGTATATCTTGTTTTGCACTGAAATATAATTAATCATCAACCATGGTAGTTGTTTAATAATGGGGGCTGCCTATTAGTTGCTTAACAGAACACTTAAAACAGCAAACATCCTTCACCTCAAAACAATGTTACTTTCAAGGAGTATGTATCAATGTACACAAATGAAGTTTGTTGTTTTGTTTATATTCATGATGGATCaggaattaaaaaaaatgaGTACAGACCATAGAAATAAAACATAGTAAAATAAAAGAGGTCGTCTACATCTGTAGTCAATAATGCATAGTAATTATATAGTAGCAGTTAATTTAAACTATCGTGGctacaggtgtaggcaaccttccttggtTTGCTACCTTTCATGTGATCTCAActctaaaatttcaaaatttttcttgtgCTTGTTTGCCAACTTTTATGTGCTACCCATCAAACTATTGGGAAATGCATccaacacaaaggaggacacaggtagcTAAGTCCATGGCCTTATGAGTTACTGCAGTAGATGAAAAGGCACAGCTTGGGACCAAGCAACTCTGAATAGTGAATAAATCAAACGCATAGAGTTAATAGTACATCAGTTAGTTAATGGGAATTTGAGCTATAATGTGAAAACCaaccatacatacatgcactttGTGATCTctttatagagcagtcaaatgcaTGCAACGTTCAGTAGCTACTATTAATTTTAAATAGTACAAATTTCTCTTAAAATCTAGTTATTCTGTTTACTATAgacaaacagccaagctgtaaaaaaaagatgcAGCTTTCCAAAAATATAGGCTAGCATGAAAACAATGTggtatcaaaggtggcagccaagaaatagcaaCAATACTGTCAAATTAAGTaatattattgcagccatttctttttgatatcacatctttttcatactagcctataTTTGAATGGCTACACCCTTTTTCGCATCTAGAGTTAACAGTAAGTCAGTTAGACAGTAAAAAAACTAAATAACAAAAAAAGTAACTTGTTGACAGTGTTTGGATCCTCTAATGCCACAAATGAAGTTGATTATATATAATCAATACTGCAAAGTTATTGTTAAGACAGGTTAATTGACAACTGATATTGCTTGGCAGAAAATCACAAACTTTCATACTCCCACTTATAGAATATTTGGTTGAAATGGCTTGATACATGTAATCTAATAGCAGCACCTAATGAGTTACGACTTTTAAATATAGTATCAGCTCAAAGTTCCAGCTAGTAGTATCAGGTTAGTACAGAGTCTTCTGTAATGTTACTCAGGTAAATTAGTGTTCTTAAATCAGTTGTTTATCAATAAACCAAAGACTGAGTTGCGCAGCCAATTAGCAAGATAGTAAAACATATATGTCTCACATGAACAAGCGCAATCACTGCTATGAGTTTACCCAATGATTGGGTGACAGAAGCTAGCCACAATGACAATTTACATAGCATTGTATTAACAACAATACTATCCTGTATATACAGCGTAAGTACACAATTACTCACTGATAGTGACTCATATGCATGACTGAATATTCCAATAAACAAACTTAGCACAATATAAATGAAAATAAAGATAAAAAGAGCAAGATAAAGTTTGGAAAACACTTCAGTTGTTGATGATAGGAAAGTTGAATCAAATTCTTCAAATGTCACATACAGATCATCTCCATTAAGAATGGTAAAGAGAGACTCTATTGACAACCAAAATGTTGTAAACTGTGAAAAAAATATAGTAAATAAATTAAATGTAATGTATCAGTGAAATTGTGTCTAGTAGCACACATTTAATTACATACTGTATAAGGGTACATATGGTACAAACCTTTGGATGATAAGAACTAAGCACCAACCATCCACACAGTGAGAATGCTATGAAAATGATGGCCACACAACATAAAAACCACAGGACACTGGGAAGAGCCAGAGAAACTGTGATGAATAACACCTGAAATAGACAAGAACATGTATAACGAAATGCAGCTAGCTGATTCTGATGTAGTTGCGTCTACATACATTTAAGGGTTCAAATGATATAAGCAGTCCAAATAAACCACACCATAGTAGCAATAGTCCAACTCCAAGCAAAAGCCTTACTGTTTCTAAAAGATCAATGACAATCTCCTCCTATGATAGCAAGTAAAATATAGCAGTAATGGTAATAATTATCAGATATACATGTAatgaaaattagaaattttacattttgaGTAGAAAAACTGCAGGGTGGTCATTTATATTGGCAGCCATaataatggacatttaatttctacttcaaTCATATACAGAGTATATACATAGCATTGACCATAGTAAAGGGATTAAATGCCTACTAGTATTGTTGCAGGTGTATATTatgacctcccttatttcataGGTTTTAGTTCTATGAACGTTACTCAAATTTTTCCtttcacttgtttgttaattttttgcaacattatttgtgactggtgaaccaatgcaGGTTACAAGTGGAATAATATGCATCTAAACAGTATAATGTCAATATTGTACATAATATCTGTGAGAActgattatagctatatacctggTATTCAGTGATGATCTTTAGAATAGTTCCAGAAAATATGAGAGTGTTTGTAAATAGCATCAGGATGTACCACTTGTTAAATAAGTGACTGATTTCTTTCCAACGTAAATGCTTTTTATGAAATGCTGAGAAATGTAACTTCAGATCCTGACAATGCAACACTAAAGTTAATGTCTTGTTGTcacatgtggccaagaaagccagcgcgTCACACCATGTATATATTGACAATTTTCATGCCTGCATAGCTCCATATACAtagtcccttctccaaagcacaccattttgtattatagctgttCTCCAGGTAGAGTGGCCCATATGGatggccaaagtttcatttttttccCTTCTTATTAAAGGGCCTAgattttatttttgcacactttacaagaACTGTTATGAAACGCAAATGTGTACCTCGATTACATggcaccttgaaatttggtacagattaaagagtgtataaaggtgaattcatgtgTTAAGTTTGCAAGGAATCTGACAAGTACCCAAGGTGTATATTTATTTGCATAAAAAGATTGAACCTTTGTTATacttacagggtaaactgcttatggaaataacttgaaatttggtgtgtacatatgtTAGCCATCATAGCAGTACTTTTGATGGTTGGCAAAACAAAAGTAACAGCTACAGaattacaaagcaaaaacaactTTAAATTGCAGggtcaagatgctctaatagaacagtcaccgtaaTGAATGGAAAATAATGCAAAAAAAACTTATCAGAATTTGAACCAGCTGAACATCCAAATCTTTAActactgagccactgctatcacggCTGTAGTTTATAGataaaaattctagctaaaatctactcaataaaAAGGTCTATAcagtaatttcatagatctaccaatggaaatttaGATTGCTCTGATTACATTAGAATTGTAcaaaatgtgtgttctattagagtattacaataataattattaccaaAATGTCAAAAGAATGATACAACTATAATTTCtatcttcaataatcatcattgtgtccgTAGATGGATAAAAACAAACCCCAAAACCAGCCAGGCCATATTAtgtaaaaagaaatgaaatccacacataaacagccaagctgttgcCTTCAATAGCCTGGATGaagaaagttgtgaaatcaaaggtggctgccaaaaaatggctgcaatgatgttaatgctaataaattaaattttaataatggctgtgtgcataatatcattgcagccatttcttggctacaatgatacctttgatttcacaactttttcccATGGTATGCATGTGCACGCATTCTCAATTACTGTAACACTTGCGTACAttactgtgtacatgtacatgtatgcatgcaagtGTGCGTGAATGGACAACCTTGCACAATTTTATTGTTAAACAAACAGAATAGAAGTATGTTCCTGATGATAATATCAGTAGAATAAACACAAAGATATCGACAATAGTTGTTGTGGTCATGAAGTTATCACGGTGATATCTTATCAACTTTCTGTTTATTTGTACTTCAACAAAAATGCCACTGTACCGATCACTTTGTAGTAGTatatcaaaatgaacaaaagaTTTGACTTTGTTGTATTCTTCAATGTCCTTTTCATTAAACGAAGCAAACAGAGTGAAATTGAATGAAATGATGCTAACCCTACCAAAGTAAccaaaatacatgtatgtacttatGTACTGTTTCAACACATGATGCTATGtaaatttgtgactgggcctgtgaaaatagggaatgcatgtgggcacaaactacaccctatcacaaaataagtcatatctcagtaataCAATGAAATGTTTACATTCTGTCACTTGTGATATATAGCCAACTGAATGTTTAATGCGTTCTGAAAAGTATATGGCCATATCATAACCACAGAAAAAGTTATGaatcatgaaagtttgaaaaagtaggaaagttttgtgtgcccacatgctctattttcgcaggcctggtcacactTTATATAGCTAGAAAAATGACTATACATGAAAAATACAAACTACATGTGCCTGCGTGTGTACATGTTTGATAGTTTAGCCATTGTGTGTGATAAGTTTCTTCACATGGATTCCTTTATTTTACTTATGTAGTAGGTTTGTGCCAAttttgctggcataatttcaatggtaataggctagcaaaagcatcaacgAAAAGAACATAAAGTAAAGTGATATTTTAGCCGTTACGATTAACTGAGGTAGAGTAACTTCATAAGTGCCAGTGTACTTATGAATATTAAAGCATTGTCAAGAATGTTGTGGGACAATCACAGTTTGTCACTGAAGAAAGTGTGCAAGGAACAAATATGTACAGCATAAGATAAAAAGCAGTGCTATAAATAATTTTTGTCTGAAAACTACATTATTTTTGTGAACCATAATTACcatacagtacaaacaatgCTTTAGATTATTATTAAACAAATTATACACATAAATACTAGATCTATTTAATCAAAGGGTAACCGAATCATCAAAAGTACTGGGCATTTGTCttagccaattatgctttgaaaatagtctACTATGTTTCTGAGcaatgttcaaaaattcctaTATGTACATACTTGAGCCTTCTCAAGCCTTGCATGTACTAAATGATATGAAAACTGAACTttttatgctggaataataatGGGAATAATAGGCAGTGAAAAGAATCAGAAACTTACATTGGATGAATTCTAGGAATAACTGgtgcaaaattataagttttgcTTGCAGTGTAATACAAAAAAATTCTTTGGATACACCTGTCCACTGAAACTGTGTAGGCATAAAAACAgtcaaaaagatcaagatactctattgtAGCAATCACAAATTTTAACAAAGCAGTCAACTTCGTGTCTATAattctaatgtagcagtcacatATTGAAAATATGCTTATGCTTGCCACAAATGTCAGGAATAATTGTGAGAATAATAAGTGACTAAAAGAAaaaattgccagaaagaataattgtaaGATTTTGCAGCATAATAATAACAGACTTAAAAGTCTACGCATGTTTTATTTAGTCACATGTCTATGTGCACTATTTGTACATAGCCATAATCCCTATTGCACTACATTTGTAATATGTATATAATCCTCTAACCTGCCAATATTTTCTTCATCAATACAACACCTAACTTGATCTTTTATAGAACAACAGCATTCAGTTGTCTGACCACCGTCTATTGTATGGTTATCACAGCACTCTGCTGTTTCATTTGACACGCATTCAGTTGTTGGGGCATATATTGTTGGATGAAGGTTTTCTATGAATGTAAAACATGAACATTTATAGCAATAAATGATGTAAAAAAAGAGATATGACAATTTATGGTGTATGGTATTGAATCAgtctttattaattttgtgactggATGTTGAAAAAAACGATCTAAATTACACATTAGAAGTATCGAGATagatggttttaaagaattcaaacAATCATcacataacttgccaaggatagtgagcacatgtatgaaatttacaaaaGAGATGCATACCTTTTAGactacttccagtacttgtagctgcttgaagagtttcccaccaaacaAGATAAAAATtgtgagcagttggatgagtgaagtagtatcatgagtgctcacaaaggggtggagagTGGTGGAGATGGATGTTAAAATgaaggcagaccatgattgaaacccagacacaagattacagggctgtgctagCTTaattcttagtggctgatatatGTAGCAAAGAAAATGTTTGGCCAACTATATCAGGCTATCCACCATGCAGTACACCACTGATACTTGCCAAGCCTTCACAAGGCCAAAAAACCGTCATTCAAGcttgccacaccacccagaataGATGTCTCTCTCAAAACCAGCCTTGAGAAGTTTGATCTCCTTCGTGAATAACTTAGTAATCACAAGTGGCATTGCTAAAGACTCTCGAATGCCTAATCCACTGAATAATTCTACTGATTTCAATCACTAACAggtactgtttcactataaattgctgTCTCTGATCATTGTGTTTACTAGGGTGTAGCATATACTAGTTATAACACAATTACTCGGGATATAACTGAAATCCCAGGAGTCGTGCATGTACTTCATTCATATCCCTTGTAGGTGTGCCCCCATTATTTAAGACCACACCCTTGGATCTCCATGTTTTAGATTTTGCCTTAGTTTTAAAATTCAGAAGATCCTTGTGTTAGGCTTCTAACCTATGAGTGCACCTACAGTAAATGGTATATATCATTTCATGACTGTTCACTGATTATATATAGTGCTCAGATGTATATGCTGTATCAGCAAATCTCTTTTAGCCATGATATAACTGCATATCAGCATTTCTGTGCAAACGAAAAGTATAGAAATGGAATTATTTCCCCACTATCTGGTATTATTTGAatttatatactgtactgtacttttAGCAAGAGTGACATAATAATTCAGTGGTAGCATTACCATGTTTGCAGTCTGGAGTATTATTGACAAATTGAACAATCATTCTCAAGTTACTAGGAGTATCTGATATATCACCACTCTCAAAACTGACATACTTGTAAGGTATCACATACTGATCTGAGATGCTGTAATACTGTAGTGATGGAGACAGCAAATAAAATACATTTTGTAGCTAacaggattttggaaaatcagtcttgatgtcacacagtatggtagtactgtaatattagggatcatgtaggTTTGGGCTTTTTTGGTGAAAAATCACCCCAAATTCAGCTTCACAATATCTtcggcagtattggtgaggtgtaatcaagcccaaaagtgtcttctgAGTGGCCAAAAATGCTTCTAATAAGTTGCCATGGAATTATAAAAGATTTGTTCAGcagattttctactgactaactgcctgtctGATGCCCTTCAGACAAccataaacattttaataacagtAAAGACTACAGGTGTGATATTTTCACTGCTAGATGTCACTTCAACCCGAGAGATGCCTTTTGGTCTACtgtagtacatacagtgcatgcaCCATGGACTTTCCATTGTCCTAGCCCTCCTTTGGatcccagttcttttcactaaCAATTCAAAGGTGTGACTTGTGGTAGCAAGATATGGCTTCCCAATGGCTGGCTTATCACTAAGTCTTGTATTTTTTGCTGTAGCAACTAGATTGATTGCTTTTAGGGGCATGCAAGGTTAATTTTTAAGGcatgtctggtgccattcttctTTTGATGTGATATGCTTGGGTTCATtagttataattatgttattaaaaagtaaagaaacaagtagaaagaaaaactagaaattttaaattggaTCAGGAATCAAAgaaaaaatatgtgatgaaACTACGGAATGAAATAAGAAAGGTTCAACTTGCAGATATAGTGGGCATTTAATCCCTGACTttcttctaatttttccttctacttgtttataATTCTAATGCATAATTGCATATTAATGACCAACATAAGACATTCCAAGCTACCAATGTACAGTGATTACAATCATTATAGTCACTACACTGTATTCAAACAAATCCTGCATGGGAAATAATAACAGGTGGATAAGTGCTTTAATGATCACATGACCATTTCATGCATGGCATTATCACTGATTTTCCAATATCTGTTCACAATggtgtatacatacataaattaaaaGTTCCAAATGTCAcattgtgtgtgcatacatacatatgtattaatacaacatcaatatcgtgccctgtacaaaaactccaatagcagcttgtcatacaattttgatatactacagcaaactagctaatagaattagtatatcacttgtacatttgattaTGCATCTGATAGGCCAACAAAATTGTTGCCTAACAATCATTACTAGGCAACCACTACTAattctaaaaataattttgacACCATTTAGCAACCGCCACAAACATGTAACTAGGTCAGGTTTtaattttgttgcctagcaacagttgctatggattgttggaACAATTTTCAAAaagattgcaggctgcaacacatgtgcatactccttaaacatgctaatcacaaggaacTACTCACCAGCActaataatggtataaaaacatTAGAAATCGCTGTTACTGCTTACAGGTGGGAGAcaagatgttgtattaacatattatactacagatagctatcatggtattcgaaataatataccaaaagatatacatatttaggaaagggtgcTATATTATGGAGATGGCAAGggaaggggcacaaacaggctaagttgtaagggGAGAGcaaattctcttgttagttgctgtattttttaagtagcaatgatcactccttagtaggtTGATTGTGTCATTATGGCCTTTGCGGATGGTGTGAAGTCTTTAAAGTGGTTATGAAAGTCCTAATACCAGCAACACAATaaatatttttagaggcacttactacgtacgaaggtgctgggtgacagttgttttaactttggtttcaggtgagtttgcaataaatgttAGTATCATGTGTTTTCATGCattatataaattgattttggtctgataatggctcttccacagaggggggggggggggggtctcaGAGCAAAATTAATAAAACTAAGGTGACAACTTTAAGAGACATACGTTGTTTAGCATAtgattgtgataatttcataagTGTACAAGTCTCTTGTCACTGAGTAAAAGACATAACAACATAGAAAACATTGCTTTTTGAATTAAAAGGCAATGTAATTGGAGTCAGTAAG comes from Dysidea avara chromosome 4, odDysAvar1.4, whole genome shotgun sequence and encodes:
- the LOC136253276 gene encoding mucolipin-3-like isoform X1 is translated as MSINTRDLSSYTLRLLPESNSETEKPKRKPIWSILIRCWELLCRYFITACWHDRRCKQYGDVVATDSGTRAERAASMSTRPDQEMKKRLKDHFNSHIQKWMDKDHPRFPWKAALHILLVGLVTVQGCIYVSQTSNLTSYLSQSSVAFKKYFTPGPVTNIYTLKDVYEQITHIVMSYYSISDQYVIPYKYVSFESGDISDTPSNLRMIVQFVNNTPDCKHENLHPTIYAPTTECVSNETAECCDNHTIDGGQTTECCCSIKDQVRCCIDEENIGRVSIISFNFTLFASFNEKDIEEYNKVKSFVHFDILLQSDRYSGIFVEVQINRKLIRYHRDNFMTTTTIVDIFVFILLILSSGTYFYSVCLTIKLCKDLKLHFSAFHKKHLRWKEISHLFNKWYILMLFTNTLIFSGTILKIITEYQEEIVIDLLETVRLLLGVGLLLLWCGLFGLLISFEPLNVLFITVSLALPSVLWFLCCVAIIFIAFSLCGWLVLSSYHPKFTTFWLSIESLFTILNGDDLYVTFEEFDSTFLSSTTEVFSKLYLALFIFIFIYIVLSLFIGIFSHAYESLSDDWRKRSRGFLRDWAEGKPNDDPTQSYPFPIPPLRKPVDDTAIEISDDSSAHNMVPVIELTTPNHDDHSAFVRSFNHSLSPRQIKLQVADPPKASRSEVDEARQRLAPTKVVDETEA
- the LOC136253276 gene encoding mucolipin-3-like isoform X2 translates to MIVQFVNNTPDCKHENLHPTIYAPTTECVSNETAECCDNHTIDGGQTTECCCSIKDQVRCCIDEENIGRVSIISFNFTLFASFNEKDIEEYNKVKSFVHFDILLQSDRYSGIFVEVQINRKLIRYHRDNFMTTTTIVDIFVFILLILSSGTYFYSVCLTIKLCKDLKLHFSAFHKKHLRWKEISHLFNKWYILMLFTNTLIFSGTILKIITEYQEEIVIDLLETVRLLLGVGLLLLWCGLFGLLISFEPLNVLFITVSLALPSVLWFLCCVAIIFIAFSLCGWLVLSSYHPKFTTFWLSIESLFTILNGDDLYVTFEEFDSTFLSSTTEVFSKLYLALFIFIFIYIVLSLFIGIFSHAYESLSDDWRKRSRGFLRDWAEGKPNDDPTQSYPFPIPPLRKPVDDTAIEISDDSSAHNMVPVIELTTPNHDDHSAFVRSFNHSLSPRQIKLQVADPPKASRSEVDEARQRLAPTKVVDETEA